A genomic stretch from Pochonia chlamydosporia 170 chromosome 4, whole genome shotgun sequence includes:
- a CDS encoding aminotransferase, classes I and II family protein (similar to Coccidioides posadasii C735 delta SOWgp XP_003065956.1): protein MTPPISHESSITLLSPVSHKNAVRRGSITLSAAATRKKTEPKEPSHFDFVQTKEPKVSYVEALRFFWWAIVVMISQLFNDIREGRNGFATIFTADLISHFFFIPVGRMTPRLVIKGPHEHLHVRVIPKSTTRQYEELKHIDTFPEKEMINCVSNNYGGFSKLEDDAADLIDHTISTLPFTDGPEELEITLRKECTAYMGFDLCELAPSGFSSNVLAFQTVNNLAQASGKTCIFLCDRDCHNSMFTGAYTNKNAVTHKFDHNDITDLEFKLRTLKQKDPEAFVCVAVEGLYSMEGTTAPIPAILALKKLYGFKLLVDEAHSFMSLGSTGRGSFNHWQDLGYDCPLKEADVMTCMFSKSVGCTGGMVLANGAFATQLAIEGRNMAIQGSENLSTAVIVRVLSLMRKPQLIRRRMATLRSKATYAAHMLSKAGCKVLSSPGSPIVCFPVGTVRQVAVLHDEAFQKGVALVGGVPPATPLWGCRIRMAIFATIEWADLRSALTTTIDICVKHKVPGVKKIFIDPYSLPKEMLPSDAEITNSRAVDGELFELVDTLAQSDKKQLQATAIGSHPKILAAGTSALRNYGIGPCSARWYYGSFDVFVRLEQRLASLYPSLIQHSGRCRAMVCGDAEVTIGSSFAARAIPPRTKHIDNLVCLASSAPHFVHKAVSMAKESTARRVVHFNAVRDVPELLAQEYERTKRSIYLTIYLEVADQATGLPLDLIPLLRAIARLPTAQLAGACIFLDDRNGLGKLGPKKLGYLNYMEEKHGDDFIIKALGRRSSDIQVLVAGSWYSAFGHQGGYVTGSAQVVENLTWDARAFFFSTPPMPLQTAMSDKALQMLAEGQL from the exons ATGACGCCCCCAATATCTCATGAGTCGTCCATTACGCTCTTGTCTCCTGTTTCACACAAGAATGCAGTACGAAGAGGGTCGATTACCCTCTCGGCAGCGGCTACCCGCAAGAAGACGGAGCCAAAAGAGCCCTCACACTTCGATTTTGTTCAAACCAAAGAACCAAAGGTTAGCTATGTTGAAGCCTTGAGGTTCTTCTGGTGGGCTATAGTTGTGATGATATCACAGCTATTCAATGATATTAGAGAGGGACGTAATGGTTTTGCAACCATATTTACTGCGGATTTGATCTCCCACTTTTTC TTTATTCCTGTTGGCAGAATGACACCTCGCCTGGTCATCAAGGGTCCGCATGAGCATTTACATGTTCGAGTGATCCCAAAGTCTACCACCCGCCAGTATGAAGAACTCAAACACATTGATACGTTCCCTGAGAAGGAAATGATCAATTGCGTGAGCAACAACTACGGAGGCTTTTCGAAgcttgaagatgatgccgctGATCTCATTGATCACACAATCTCAACATTACCATTCACTGATGGTCCTGAAGAACTGGAAATTACTTTGAGAAAAGAGTGTACCGCATACATGGGCTTTGATCTCTGCGAACTAGCACCATCTGGTTTCAGCAGCAACGTATTGGCCTTCCAAACTGTCAACAATCTCGCTCAAGCAAGTGGCAAGACTTGCATCTTCCTGTGCGACCGTGACTGTCATAACTCAATGTTCACAGGGGCTTATACCAACAAGAATGCCGTCACGCATAAATTCGACCACAATGACATTACAGATTTGGAGTTCAAGCTGCGGACTTTGAAGCAAAAGGACCCAGAGGCGTTTGTGTGCGTTGCTGTTGAAGGCTTATACAGTATGGAGGGTACAACGGCGCCGATACCTGCAATTTTGGCACTGAAAAAGTTGTACGGCTTCAAACTGCTGGTTGATGAAGCACATTCCTTCATGTCTCTTGGATCCACGGGCCGTGGATCGTTCAACCACTGGCAAGATTTGGGATATGACTGTCCCCTCAAAGAGGCTGATGTCATGACCTGCATGTTTTCCAAGTCGGTCGGTTGTACTGGTGGTATGGTATTAGCAAACGGTGCTTTCGCCACGCAGTTGGCAATCGAGGGCCGTAATATGGCTATTCAAGGCTCCGAGAATTTGTCAACAGCCGTCATCGTTCGTGTGCTGAGTCTCATGCGTAAACCGCAGCTCATTCGGCGACGTATGGCGACTCTGCGTTCCAAGGCTACCTACGCTGCTCACATGCTGTCGAAGGCAGGTTGCAAAGTGTTGTCCTCTCCTGGAAGTCCTATCGTCTGCTTTCCAGTTG GAACCGTTCGACAAGTCGCCGTCCTGCATGATGAGGCTTTCCAAAAGGGAGTAGCATTGGTTGGAGGTGTCCCTCCTGCTACGCCTCTATG GGGCTGTCGAATTAGAATGGCCATCTTTGCGACTATCGAGTGGGCAGATTTGCGCTCGGCGCTTACTACTACGATTGACATTTGTGTCAAACACAAAGTACCGGGTGTCAAGAAGATTTTCATTGACCCATACTCTCTGCCTAAAGAAATGTTGCCAAGTGATGCAGAAATCACAAATAGCAGGGCTGTTGACGGGGAACTCTTCGAACTCGTTGACACTCTTGCTCAAAGTGATAAGAAACAGCTACAAGCAACGGCTATTGGATCCCATCCCAAGATTCTTGCCGCTGGAACATCAGCATTGAGGAATTATGGAATTGGCCCTTGCTCCGCACGCTGGTACTATGGCTCGTTCGACGTCTTTGTGCGGCTTGAGCAACGCTTAGCCAGTCTGTACCCATCACTCATCCAACACTCCGGCAGGTGTAGAG CCATGGTGTGCGGCGATGCAGAAGTGACAATCGGATCCTCTTTTGCAGCTCGAGCCATTCCCCCGAGGACTAAACACATTGATAATTTGGTTTGCCTAGCCTCTTCAGCACCGCACTTTGTTCACAAAGCTGTGAGCATGGCCAAGGAATCAACAGCTCGGCGCGTTGTTCACTTCAACGCTGTTCGAGATGTACCTGAGCTGCTGGCACAAGAGTATGAGAGAACCAAGCGGTCCATATATCTCACGATATATCTGGAAGTCGCAGATCAAGCCACAGGTCTGCCTCTCGACTTGATACCCTTGTTGCGTGCCATTGCTCGCTTACCCACGGCGCAACTCGCAGGCGCTTGTATATTCTTGGATGACCGCAACGGTTTGGGCAAGCTAGGGCCAAAGAAGCTTGGATATTTGAACTACATGGAAGAGAAACACGGTGACGACTTTATTATCAAAGCACTTGGTCGCCGGTCGTCTGATATACAAGTTTTGGTCGCTGGTTCGTGGTATAGCGCCTTTGGACATCAAGGAGGATACGTCACAGGCTCAGCTCAAGTGGTAGAAAACCTGACTTGGGATGCCAGggcattcttcttttcaactCCGCCAATGCCTTTGCAAACAGCCATGTCTGACAAAGCCTTGCAGATGTTAGCAGAAGGCCAATTGTAA
- a CDS encoding major facilitator superfamily protein (similar to Coccidioides posadasii C735 delta SOWgp XP_003065952.1): MSTSFLLTAVTFQPVTTALSDIFGRKPTLYLCCALFTIGLIIFGTAKSSSVVILGRTIQGIGGGGLEVLSEVILTDITTLKERPLYLGIMSLFWAGAAVAGPPIGGALAEYLSWRWLAWILLPLMGLSLALIPPFLTLQQDTSSAIQKAKRVDWAGIALFICASTLILFPITAGGQLFPWQSVQVWAPFSVGVACLAAFCWVEYKAVEPMLPFRIFKSATVSAAMFGACLHGIVVWCVLYFLPIYFQAVHGRSAVESGIDGFSFGFTATPAAIITALLIEYIRRYLWTIAGGWALGTAGSAAMTVLSVSTNIVSARALLIPSGIGFGMLYPGLAMPIQAGTDVNDVGIATGTLVFSRNLGSTLGIAVSSAIFTNRFASLFKNSGLSYTDFGIGNANDALGLVPQLHAYAQAGGPAFRTLQEIYASSFKSIAIFMAAVSGIGLITTIFIKELAFEDENLGKQRLRAADSELEPGASGQACVEVR, from the coding sequence ATGAGCACTTCATTCCTCCTCACAGCAGTCACATTCCAACCAGTGACAACGGCCTTGTCGGACATCTTCGGTCGCAAACCAACTCTTTACCTCTGTTGCGCATTATTTACCATCGGCCTAATCATTTTTGGTACGGCAAAGTCATCGAGCGTAGTCATACTCGGTCGGACGATCCAGGGCATCGGAGGAGGTGGCCTCGAAGTGCTTTCTGAGGTCATATTAACAGACATTACCACCTTGAAAGAAAGACCACTTTATTTAGGAATAATGTCGTTATTCTGGGCGGGTGCCGCAGTCGCAGGACCACCTATTGGCGGTGCCCTCGCCGAATACTTGAGCTGGAGGTGGTTGGCCTGGATTCTACTCCCACTCATGGGTCTATCTCTTGCCCTTATCCCCCCTTTCCTGACTCTTCAACAAGACACTAGCTCTGCGATACAAAAGGCAAAGCGGGTAGACTGGGCTGGAATAGCGCTTTTTATTTGTGCCAGTACGCTCATACTGTTTCCTATTACCGCTGGTGGTCAGCTGTTTCCATGGCAGAGTGTTCAAGTATGGGCACCGTTTTCTGTCGGAGTAGCATGCCTTGCTGCCTTTTGCTGGGTAGAGTACAAGGCAGTCGAGCCCATGCTACCGTTTAGAATCTTCAAGAGCGCTACTGTGTCTGCTGCCATGTTTGGAGCCTGCTTGCACGGCATTGTTGTTTGGTGCGTGCTCTACTTCTTGCCCATCTACTTCCAAGCCGTTCATGGTCGATCCGCAGTCGAGTCTGGAATCGACGGCTTCTCCTTCGGCTtcacagcaacaccagcagccatcatcacGGCTCTATTGATTGAATATATCCGTCGATACCTGTGGACcattgctggtggctgggcCCTGGGCACAGCAGGCTCCGCAGCCATGACAGTGTTGTCAGTCAGCACAAATATAGTGTCTGCCCGAGCCCTTCTCATACCATCAGGTATAGGATTTGGAATGCTATATCCTGGACTTGCCATGCCTATTCAGGCCGGAACAGATGTTAACGACGTGGGAATAGCCACCGGCACGTTAGTGTTCTCCCGCAACCTTGGGTCGACTCTTGGCATCGCAGTGAGTTCCGCGATCTTTACCAATCGATTTGCAAGTCTATTCAAAAATAGCGGCCTTTCTTATACAGACTTTGGGATTGGAAATGCCAATGATgctcttggtctggttcctcaACTGCATGCCTACGCACAAGCTGGCGGGCCTGCTTTCAGGACCCTTCAGGAGATTTACGCCAGCTCCTTTAAGTCAATTGCAATATTCATGGCGGCTGTTTCTGGGATCGGTCTCATCACTACTATCTTCATCAAGGAATTGGCTTTTGAGGATGAGAATCTGGGAAAGCAGAGACTGCGAGCCGCAGACTCCGAACTAGAGCCGGGGGCCAGTGGCCAGGCGTGTGTAGAGGTGAGATAA
- a CDS encoding steroid dehydrogenase (similar to Talaromyces stipitatus ATCC 10500 XP_002484656.1), giving the protein MGFTNHFDARGKSVIVAGGSKGLGQELALQLVARGADVTVLARSLPSLKETKRLMEQHLLVPGQTVDCQSLDLTDKAAVVEYISSLDEPPWALVCVAGGTAEEIGFLADISPDAISSCMTKNYVSSAYIAQAVLKRWVTPTSEQKSNRVDSRHLVFTASTAALVSVPGYAAYAPTKAAIRSLADILRQEVLMYQSVPPIKVHCSFPGTIYTESFFQEQQAKPHLCKQIEGTLDDKGGMTAKEVARLTLQGLDRGQFFITPDFQTRLLLNNMRGPSPQ; this is encoded by the exons ATGGGTTTTACGAATCACTTTGATGCCCGCGGCAAG TCCGTGATTGTGGCTGGAGGGTCCAAAGGCCTTGGACAAGAACTGGCCCTGCAGCTTGTTGCACGTG GAGCGGACGTCACCGTGCTCGCTCGTTCTCTCCCTAGTTTGAAGGAAACAAAGAGGCTGATGGAACAGCATCTATTGGTTCCTGGACAAACAGTTGACTGTCAGAGCCTAGACCTGACAGACAAAGCCGCA GTCGTTGAATACATCTCTTCTCTGGATGAGCCGCCTTGGGCATTGGTCTGTGTTGCAGGCGGCACAGCCGAAGAAATCGGGTTTCTGGCCGACATTTCCCCTGACGCTATTAGCTCCTGCATGACCAAGAACTATGTGTCATCGGCTTATATTGCCCAGGCTGTGCTTAAGCGCTGGGTCACTCCAACATCGGAACAAAAGTCCAACAGGGTAGACAGTCGCCACCTCGTTTTCACTGCATCTACTGCCGCACTTGTCTCTGTTCCTGGTTATGCGGCTTACGCACCAACCAAGGCGGCTATCCGCTCACTTGCAGACATCTTGCGTCAAGAGGTTCTGATGTATCAGTCAGTTCCTCCTATCAAAGTTCACTGTTCTTTCCCGGGGACCATATACACGGAGAGTTTCTTCCAGGAGCAACAGGCCAAGCCTCACTTATGTAAACAAATCGAGGGCACACTGGATGATAAGGGTGGTATGACGGCGAAAGAAGTCGCCAGGCTAACCTTGCAAGGCCTTGACAGAGGGCAATTCTTTATAACGCCCGATTTCCAAACGAGGCTTCTGTTGAATAATATGCGGGGCCCAAGTCCTC AGTAA